From Halomicrobium salinisoli, the proteins below share one genomic window:
- a CDS encoding metallophosphoesterase family protein — MRLGLISDVHGNRVALEAVLADMPAVDGLLCAGDVVGYNPWHEACLEAIRTPGEGLVAEHVGVDSVPTVEGNHDRAVATGHAPHFNQMAKAGVERAREQLDEDQIAWLEDLPTELTAADGRVKVVHGHPDDPDHYTRPHEFGPDLLDDEDVLVMGHTHVQHHEIYDEGIVVNPGSVGQPRDGDPKAAYAVLDLDELTLEEHRVDYDIDAVIDAVEDAGLPRQIGYRLVKGR, encoded by the coding sequence ATGCGACTGGGCCTCATCTCCGACGTCCACGGGAACAGGGTCGCGCTGGAGGCCGTCCTGGCTGACATGCCGGCGGTCGACGGCCTGCTCTGTGCGGGCGACGTGGTCGGGTACAACCCCTGGCACGAGGCGTGCCTCGAGGCGATCCGCACCCCCGGCGAGGGCCTCGTGGCCGAGCACGTCGGGGTCGACTCCGTCCCGACCGTCGAGGGGAACCACGACCGCGCGGTGGCGACGGGCCACGCCCCCCACTTCAATCAGATGGCGAAGGCCGGCGTCGAGCGGGCGCGCGAACAGCTCGACGAGGACCAGATCGCCTGGCTCGAGGACCTCCCGACCGAACTGACCGCCGCGGACGGACGCGTGAAGGTCGTCCACGGCCACCCCGACGACCCGGACCACTACACCCGACCCCACGAGTTCGGTCCGGATCTGCTCGACGACGAGGACGTCCTCGTGATGGGCCACACCCACGTCCAGCACCACGAGATCTACGACGAGGGCATCGTGGTCAACCCCGGCAGCGTCGGCCAGCCCCGCGACGGCGACCCGAAGGCCGCCTACGCCGTGCTGGACCTCGACGAGCTGACCCTCGAGGAGCACCGCGTCGACTACGACATCGACGCCGTCATCGACGCGGTCGAGGACGCCGGCCTGCCGCGCCAGATCGGCTACCGGCTAGTCAAGGGGCGGTAG
- a CDS encoding aspartate kinase, translated as MRVVAKFGGTSLGNGDRINRAADNIAEAVNNGHEVAVIASAMGNTTDELLDEIEYEADDADRAEIVSMGERTSVRMLKGALAARGINAMFLEPGGDEWPIITDEYGEVDVEETQRRAKALAGQLTDVVPVITGFLAEDHQGNVTTLGRGGSDTTAVMLGKYMDADDVVIVTDVEGVMTGDPRVVEGARNVGEITVDELRSLSFRGAEVVAPSALSYKEADLGVRVVHYQHGDLLAGGTSIQGEFENLIDLQENSLACVTVAGRAIRNSPGILAELSGALADEDINISGNSSGMDSLTFYVDEADAEQAEAILHDRIVEDDTLSSVTVEDGIAVVRVTGSEMPNQPSMVKRVTDPLEDAHIHLYDVITSATSVSVFVPWDDREQALELVQDVF; from the coding sequence ATGCGCGTAGTCGCGAAGTTCGGTGGGACCAGCCTGGGCAACGGCGACCGGATCAACCGAGCGGCGGACAACATCGCCGAGGCGGTCAACAACGGCCACGAGGTTGCCGTCATCGCGAGCGCGATGGGCAACACGACCGACGAGCTGCTCGACGAGATCGAGTACGAGGCCGACGACGCCGACCGCGCCGAGATCGTCAGCATGGGCGAGCGGACCTCCGTCCGCATGCTCAAGGGCGCGCTGGCGGCGCGGGGCATCAACGCGATGTTCTTAGAGCCCGGCGGCGACGAGTGGCCGATCATCACCGACGAGTACGGCGAGGTCGACGTCGAGGAGACCCAGCGCCGCGCGAAGGCGCTGGCCGGCCAGCTCACCGACGTCGTGCCGGTCATCACCGGCTTCCTCGCGGAGGACCACCAGGGCAACGTGACGACGCTGGGCCGCGGCGGCTCCGACACCACCGCCGTCATGCTGGGCAAGTACATGGACGCCGACGACGTCGTCATCGTCACCGACGTCGAGGGCGTCATGACCGGCGACCCCCGAGTCGTCGAGGGCGCCCGGAACGTCGGCGAGATCACCGTCGACGAGCTGCGCTCGCTGTCCTTCCGCGGCGCCGAGGTCGTCGCGCCCTCCGCGCTGTCCTACAAGGAGGCGGACCTCGGGGTCCGCGTCGTCCACTACCAGCACGGCGACCTCCTGGCCGGCGGCACCTCCATCCAGGGCGAGTTCGAGAATCTCATCGACCTCCAGGAGAACTCGCTGGCCTGCGTCACGGTCGCCGGCCGGGCCATCCGCAACAGCCCCGGCATCCTCGCCGAGCTGTCCGGCGCGCTGGCCGACGAGGACATCAACATCAGCGGCAACTCCTCCGGCATGGACTCGCTGACCTTCTACGTCGACGAGGCCGACGCCGAGCAGGCCGAGGCCATCCTCCACGACCGGATCGTCGAGGACGACACCCTCTCCTCGGTCACCGTCGAGGACGGCATCGCCGTGGTCCGGGTCACCGGCAGCGAGATGCCCAACCAGCCCAGCATGGTCAAGCGCGTCACCGACCCGCTGGAGGACGCCCACATCCACCTCTACGACGTGATCACGTCCGCGACGTCCGTCTCCGTGTTCGTTCCCTGGGACGACCGCGAGCAGGCGCTGGAGCTCGTCCAGGACGTCTTCTGA
- a CDS encoding MEDS domain-containing protein, translated as MDETAGRGDYGGALSLDSGLAALRSSPEFRGPVESVDGHDCNDHFAHVYETPEEKFEAAVPFVRHGIERGDRVLYVVDESTEADVRAALRAGGVDVDEATAAGALSFHTVQETYLRNETFDVDEMIDFYGDTVAAATEAYEGLRIVAEMTWIAADDTPVEAVMEYEQRINDLFAETDSLAICQYDRERFDPEVVRNVVESHPHLIYDGAACHNVYYTPPEEFFGDDAPARENDRMLRTLRDRTEAKAELADHERFLRELYEVTASQDRTFEEKLRALFELGCERFDLDMGALNRIEPGEDRLVVEHAGGEHSHFEVGSELPLSETYCKAAADIETAVDVCDPEEEGFDDVLVYEEFGVDGYLGTYVPVDGGADRTLAFVPDGTCEGPFSERDRAYLELMGQWVGCELNRRRREQFISDCYEVTSDPALGFEEKLHRLLDLARERMDLEAAGLTHLPEWDGAFRTEYAIGYGEGDGAVDASDGLWTDPGDGCYCRQAIAADGPVGMADVRGTDWADDEIHREHGLSCYLGTKVTNGSTPYGTLWVGSGEPRDRPFSETERTFLELIGQWVSYELERRDHGDAQRELYEVTADPDRSFDEKLDALFDLGREQFGLEVGGLAAVDREADRIEIERVGGDHGAYEAGLSFPLSETFCASAVEADGQVCVLDPAEGEDARRVYDEFGFETYLGTVLGVEGDRDRVFFFMSEDAREAAFSDAERTFLDLMGQWIEYEIERRRHETDLEETIERLEQSNDRLKQFAYAASHDLQEPLRMVSSYLQLLEDQYRDELDETAEEYIDFAVDGADRMRAMVDDLLAYSRVEQADGEFEPVDCEAVLDRVTDDLQVRIEETDADVVVDSLPRVRGDAEQLEQLFSNLVANAVKYNESDRPRVEVTAERRGDYCELAVSDNGIGIDPEKADRIFEVFKRLHHDDEYTGTGIGLSLCQEIVDNHGGDVSVDSEPGEGSTFTVTLPAAGDRDA; from the coding sequence ATGGATGAAACCGCCGGACGGGGAGACTACGGCGGGGCGCTGTCCCTCGATAGCGGACTGGCGGCGCTCCGGTCGAGTCCGGAGTTTCGCGGTCCCGTCGAATCGGTCGACGGCCACGACTGCAACGACCACTTCGCGCACGTCTACGAGACGCCCGAGGAGAAGTTCGAGGCCGCCGTCCCGTTCGTCCGCCACGGCATCGAGCGGGGCGACCGGGTGCTGTACGTCGTCGACGAGAGCACCGAGGCGGACGTGCGAGCGGCCCTGCGGGCCGGCGGCGTCGACGTCGACGAGGCGACGGCGGCGGGCGCGCTGTCGTTTCACACCGTCCAGGAGACGTACCTCCGGAACGAGACGTTCGACGTCGACGAGATGATCGACTTCTACGGCGACACCGTCGCCGCGGCTACCGAGGCGTACGAGGGGCTCCGGATCGTCGCTGAGATGACCTGGATCGCGGCGGACGACACGCCGGTCGAGGCGGTGATGGAGTACGAGCAGCGGATCAACGACCTCTTCGCCGAGACCGACTCGCTCGCGATCTGTCAGTACGACCGCGAGCGGTTCGATCCGGAGGTCGTCCGGAACGTCGTCGAGTCGCATCCCCACCTCATCTACGACGGCGCGGCCTGTCACAACGTCTACTACACGCCCCCGGAGGAGTTCTTCGGCGACGACGCGCCCGCCCGCGAGAACGACCGGATGCTCCGGACGCTCCGCGACCGGACCGAGGCGAAGGCCGAGCTGGCCGACCACGAGCGGTTCCTCCGGGAGCTGTACGAGGTCACGGCCAGCCAGGACCGCACCTTCGAGGAGAAGCTCCGGGCGCTGTTCGAGCTGGGCTGCGAGCGGTTCGACCTCGACATGGGAGCGCTGAACCGCATCGAGCCCGGCGAGGACCGGCTCGTGGTCGAGCACGCCGGCGGCGAGCACTCCCACTTCGAGGTCGGTAGCGAGCTCCCGCTGTCGGAGACCTACTGCAAGGCGGCCGCCGACATCGAGACGGCGGTCGACGTCTGCGACCCGGAGGAGGAGGGGTTCGACGACGTCCTCGTCTACGAGGAGTTCGGCGTCGACGGGTACCTCGGGACGTACGTCCCGGTCGACGGCGGCGCGGATCGGACGCTCGCGTTCGTCCCAGACGGGACCTGCGAGGGACCGTTCTCCGAGCGTGACAGGGCGTACCTCGAACTGATGGGGCAGTGGGTCGGCTGCGAGCTCAACCGCCGCCGGCGCGAGCAGTTCATCAGCGACTGCTACGAGGTCACGTCCGACCCCGCGCTCGGGTTCGAGGAGAAGCTCCACCGGCTGCTCGACCTCGCCCGCGAGCGGATGGACCTCGAGGCGGCCGGGCTGACCCACCTGCCGGAGTGGGACGGCGCGTTCCGCACCGAGTACGCCATCGGATACGGGGAGGGCGACGGCGCGGTGGACGCGTCGGACGGCCTGTGGACCGATCCCGGCGACGGCTGTTACTGCCGACAGGCGATCGCGGCGGACGGGCCGGTCGGGATGGCCGACGTCCGCGGCACGGACTGGGCGGACGACGAGATCCACCGGGAGCACGGCCTGAGCTGTTACCTCGGTACGAAGGTGACCAACGGATCGACGCCGTACGGCACCCTGTGGGTCGGGAGCGGCGAACCGCGCGACCGGCCGTTCTCCGAGACCGAGCGGACGTTCCTTGAGCTGATCGGCCAGTGGGTCAGCTACGAGCTCGAGCGGCGGGACCACGGCGACGCCCAGCGCGAGCTGTACGAGGTGACGGCGGACCCCGACCGGTCGTTCGACGAGAAGCTCGACGCCCTGTTCGACCTCGGCCGCGAGCAGTTCGGGCTCGAGGTCGGCGGGCTGGCCGCCGTGGACCGCGAGGCGGACCGGATCGAGATCGAACGCGTCGGCGGCGACCACGGGGCCTACGAAGCGGGGCTGTCGTTCCCGCTGTCGGAGACCTTCTGTGCGTCGGCCGTCGAGGCCGACGGGCAGGTGTGCGTCCTCGACCCCGCCGAGGGCGAGGACGCCCGCCGTGTCTACGACGAGTTCGGGTTCGAGACGTACCTCGGGACCGTCCTCGGCGTCGAGGGTGACCGCGACAGGGTGTTCTTCTTCATGTCCGAGGACGCCCGCGAAGCGGCGTTCTCCGACGCCGAGCGCACCTTCCTCGACCTCATGGGACAGTGGATCGAGTACGAGATCGAGCGCCGGCGACACGAGACCGACCTCGAGGAGACGATCGAGCGGCTCGAGCAGTCCAACGACCGGCTCAAGCAGTTCGCCTACGCCGCCTCCCACGACCTCCAGGAGCCGTTGCGGATGGTCTCCAGCTACCTCCAGCTGCTGGAGGACCAGTACCGCGACGAGCTGGACGAGACGGCGGAGGAGTACATCGACTTCGCGGTCGACGGCGCCGACCGCATGCGCGCGATGGTCGACGACCTGCTGGCGTACTCCAGGGTCGAACAGGCCGACGGCGAGTTCGAGCCCGTCGACTGCGAGGCCGTCCTCGACCGGGTCACCGACGACCTTCAGGTCCGCATCGAGGAGACCGACGCCGACGTCGTCGTCGACTCCCTCCCCAGGGTGCGCGGCGACGCGGAGCAACTGGAACAGCTGTTCAGCAACCTCGTCGCGAACGCCGTCAAGTACAACGAGAGCGATCGGCCCCGCGTCGAGGTCACGGCCGAGCGGCGCGGCGACTACTGTGAGCTGGCCGTCTCGGACAACGGCATCGGCATCGACCCGGAGAAGGCCGACCGCATCTTCGAGGTGTTCAAGCGGTTACACCACGACGACGAGTACACCGGCACCGGCATCGGGCTCTCGCTGTGTCAGGAGATCGTCGACAACCACGGCGGCGACGTCTCGGTCGACTCCGAGCCCGGCGAGGGCTCGACGTTCACGGTCACGCTGCCCGCTGCGGGCGACCGCGACGCGTGA
- a CDS encoding TRM11 family SAM-dependent methyltransferase: MRTAISLTYERPDALPAPFTDDDVRTPPVLVERCLAEHTDPGDVVLDPFAGFGTTLRVATAMDRRAYGVELEERRVAYIREQGGHGTVIHGDARDLAALDLPAVDCVYTSPPFMVEGMPADPLQNYDGDTDYADYLDDVRDVFARVRELLRPGGHVLVDVSNMKYDEQVTTLAWDLADAIRRELHFEGEVVVSWEPGDDVNEYAEAQEGTFGYGYDHSYVLVFGAPE, from the coding sequence ATGCGGACTGCCATCTCGCTCACGTACGAGCGGCCGGACGCCCTGCCGGCCCCCTTCACCGACGACGACGTGCGCACGCCGCCCGTCCTCGTCGAGCGGTGCCTCGCCGAGCACACCGACCCCGGCGACGTCGTCCTCGACCCCTTCGCCGGGTTCGGCACGACGCTGCGCGTGGCGACGGCGATGGACCGCCGCGCGTACGGCGTCGAACTCGAGGAGCGGCGGGTGGCGTACATCCGCGAGCAGGGCGGCCACGGCACCGTAATTCACGGCGACGCCCGCGACCTGGCGGCCCTGGACCTGCCCGCCGTCGACTGCGTCTACACCTCCCCGCCGTTCATGGTCGAGGGGATGCCCGCCGACCCCCTCCAGAACTACGACGGCGACACCGACTACGCCGACTACCTCGACGACGTCCGGGACGTCTTCGCGCGGGTCCGGGAGCTGCTCCGGCCCGGCGGGCACGTTCTCGTGGACGTCTCCAATATGAAGTACGACGAGCAAGTCACGACGCTCGCCTGGGACCTCGCCGACGCGATCAGACGGGAACTTCACTTCGAGGGCGAGGTCGTCGTCTCGTGGGAACCCGGCGACGACGTGAACGAGTACGCCGAGGCCCAGGAGGGGACGTTCGGCTACGGGTACGACCACAGCTACGTGCTGGTGTTCGGCGCGCCCGAGTGA
- a CDS encoding DNA polymerase II large subunit: MREADERYFERLEADLEDAFDVAERARQVGGDPRPEVEIPTARDMADRVENILGIDGVAERVRELEGEMSREEAALELVEDFVEGEVGDYDSKAGKVEGAVRTAVALLTEGVVAAPIEGIDRVEILENDDGSEFINIYYAGPIRSAGGTAQALSVLVADYARALLGIDEFEARDDEVGRYAEEVDLYDQETGLQYSPKEKESKFIAEHMPIMLDGEATGDEEVSGYRDLERIDTNSARGGMCLVFAEGIALKAPKIQRYTRNLDEVDWPWLQDLIDGTIGKDEGSEADQGEASEDASGEAASDGDEAADEDDAEESEEPAGPPRLDPAKKYLRDLIAGRPVFGHPSEDGGFRLRYGRARNHGFATAGVHPATMHLVDDFLATGTQIKTERPGKAAGVVPVDSIEGPTVRLANGDVRRIDDPEEALEVRNGVEKILDLGEYLVNYGEFVENNHPLAPASYTVEWWRQELAETEADVRAMEDDVHTDLADPDAEQALSWAETYDAPLHPKYTYCWHDVSVDEMTALADAVEGAQVAQTDGAVAANPGTEATGDLVLDHTDTVREALEKLLIEHTQREDTLVVPDWEPLVRTLGFDSNLVREWNASDLSERARTYDDGENAIEAVNEVAPFEVRERAPTRIGNRMGRPEKSEERELSPAVHTLFPIDEAGGAQRDVSDAASHAEEMNDAQGVVEVEVARRRCRDCGTETWRGRCPDCNGVADAVYVCPDCESEVETDESGRAECTHCETLAYPTQYERMDVGEEFRDALQSVGERETAFDVLKGVQGLSSEEKIPEPMEKGILRAKHDVSAFKDGTVRYDMTDLPVTSVRASELDVTVDQLRALGYEEDIHGDPLRHEDQLVELKVQDVVLSDGAAEHMLKTADFVDDLLEQYYGLDSFYDFDDREDLVGELVFGMAPHTSAATVGRVIGFTSAAVGYAHPYFHAAKRRNCFHPETKVWYEDENSEWHHESIETLVEQYLDPNCAEEDDFGTLVDELEHLSGEINVPSLDSRGVQQRQPVEAISKHPSPDHHVEIRTGSGRELTVTPDHEVHVYDPDLGRILPVAASDIEDDDYLVTPKHLDSVEPSEGGATFDLLESFLETDVVDHDRLMVKGLDKEWLYDLFERRLADDWEGPFYPLQSTAEYLDLTKKTLSNYLYRESIPVELLKQFFDSTADLLAFVPNDVTLGVKRDSTEINRCVPLNERVATLLGYYAAEGFVREQSTSKGDIHQTTICGTDEEARQFFLNVLSEEFGTDPYVENHAKVTASGRLLRAFFDTVLDAGIYAHTKRVPQCIFDASDDVVASYLRGYFSGDGSADDEAPRVSATTVSEELVSDIPALLTRLGITGQVNHTGRKQLSEAFPEFYDEENDSLSRHGYELSVSRDDAVVFARRVGFHLSRKDERLQRQVTDRSDEDRHAYVYDGGTDDYLLDPVQETSYAQSDVDHVYCLTVADNHSLIAEDLSVSQCDGDEDCVMLLLDGLLNFSRKYLPDQRGGRMDAPLVMSSRIDPSEIDDEAHNVDVMREYPLEFYEATREMADPGEVEEIMTIAEENLGTDREYTGFDHSHDTTDIALGPDLSAYKTLGSMEDKMDAQLALSRKLRAVDETDVAERIIEYHFLPDLIGNLRAFSRQEVRCLDCGEKYRRMPLSGDCRECGGRVNLTVHEGSVSKYIDTATHVAEEFGCREYTKQRLEILERSIERIFEDDTNKQSGIADFM; this comes from the coding sequence ATGCGAGAGGCGGACGAACGCTACTTCGAGCGGCTGGAGGCCGACCTCGAGGACGCGTTCGACGTCGCCGAGCGGGCCCGCCAGGTCGGCGGTGACCCCAGACCCGAGGTCGAGATCCCGACCGCGCGGGACATGGCCGACCGCGTCGAGAACATCCTCGGGATCGACGGCGTCGCCGAGCGCGTCCGCGAGCTAGAGGGCGAGATGAGCAGGGAGGAGGCCGCCCTCGAACTCGTCGAGGACTTCGTGGAGGGCGAGGTCGGCGACTACGATTCGAAGGCCGGCAAGGTCGAGGGCGCGGTCCGGACCGCCGTCGCCCTGCTGACCGAGGGCGTCGTCGCGGCGCCCATCGAGGGAATCGACCGCGTCGAGATCCTCGAGAACGACGACGGCTCGGAGTTCATCAACATCTACTACGCCGGGCCGATCCGCTCCGCGGGGGGCACCGCACAGGCCCTCTCGGTGCTCGTCGCGGACTACGCCCGCGCGCTGCTGGGCATCGACGAGTTCGAGGCCCGGGACGACGAGGTCGGCCGCTACGCCGAGGAGGTCGACCTCTACGACCAGGAGACCGGCCTGCAGTACTCCCCGAAGGAGAAGGAGTCGAAGTTCATCGCCGAGCACATGCCGATCATGCTCGACGGGGAGGCCACCGGCGACGAGGAAGTGTCGGGCTACCGCGACCTCGAGCGGATCGACACTAACTCCGCCCGGGGCGGCATGTGCCTGGTCTTCGCCGAGGGCATCGCGCTGAAGGCCCCGAAGATCCAGCGCTACACCCGCAACCTCGACGAGGTCGACTGGCCGTGGCTCCAAGACCTCATCGACGGGACCATCGGCAAGGACGAGGGGAGCGAGGCCGACCAGGGGGAGGCCTCGGAAGACGCGAGCGGCGAAGCCGCGAGCGACGGCGACGAGGCGGCCGACGAGGACGACGCCGAGGAGAGCGAGGAGCCGGCCGGCCCGCCGCGGCTCGACCCCGCCAAGAAGTACCTGCGGGACCTGATCGCCGGCCGGCCGGTGTTCGGCCACCCCTCCGAGGACGGCGGCTTCCGCCTGCGCTACGGCCGCGCCCGCAACCACGGCTTCGCGACGGCGGGCGTCCACCCCGCCACGATGCACCTCGTCGACGACTTCCTCGCGACGGGGACCCAGATCAAGACCGAGCGGCCCGGCAAGGCCGCCGGCGTCGTCCCCGTCGACTCCATCGAGGGGCCGACGGTCCGCCTGGCCAACGGCGACGTCCGCCGCATCGACGACCCCGAGGAGGCGCTCGAAGTTCGCAACGGCGTCGAGAAGATCCTCGACCTCGGCGAGTACCTCGTCAACTACGGCGAGTTCGTCGAGAACAACCACCCGCTGGCGCCGGCCTCCTACACCGTCGAGTGGTGGCGCCAGGAGCTCGCCGAGACCGAGGCGGACGTCCGGGCGATGGAAGACGACGTCCACACCGACCTCGCGGACCCCGACGCCGAGCAGGCGCTTTCGTGGGCCGAGACCTACGACGCGCCGCTGCACCCGAAGTACACCTACTGCTGGCACGACGTGAGCGTCGACGAGATGACGGCGCTGGCCGACGCGGTCGAGGGAGCGCAGGTCGCGCAGACGGACGGTGCCGTGGCGGCTAACCCCGGCACAGAGGCCACAGGTGACCTCGTCCTCGACCACACCGACACCGTCCGTGAGGCCCTGGAGAAGCTGCTGATCGAACACACCCAGCGCGAGGACACCCTCGTCGTCCCGGACTGGGAGCCGCTGGTCCGCACCCTCGGGTTCGACTCGAACCTCGTGCGCGAGTGGAACGCCTCGGACCTCTCCGAGCGCGCCCGCACGTACGACGACGGCGAGAACGCCATCGAGGCCGTCAACGAGGTGGCGCCCTTCGAGGTCCGCGAGCGCGCGCCGACCCGCATCGGCAACCGGATGGGCCGCCCGGAGAAGTCCGAGGAACGCGAACTCTCCCCGGCGGTCCACACCCTCTTCCCCATCGACGAGGCCGGCGGCGCCCAGCGCGACGTCTCCGACGCGGCCTCCCACGCCGAGGAGATGAACGACGCCCAGGGCGTCGTCGAGGTCGAGGTCGCCCGCCGGCGGTGTCGCGACTGCGGCACGGAGACCTGGCGCGGCCGCTGTCCCGACTGCAACGGCGTCGCCGACGCCGTCTACGTCTGCCCCGACTGCGAGAGCGAGGTCGAGACCGACGAGTCCGGCCGCGCCGAGTGTACCCACTGCGAGACGCTGGCGTATCCGACCCAGTACGAGCGGATGGACGTCGGCGAGGAGTTCCGCGACGCGCTGCAGTCCGTCGGCGAACGAGAGACCGCCTTCGACGTGCTGAAAGGCGTCCAGGGGCTCTCCTCGGAGGAGAAGATCCCCGAGCCGATGGAGAAGGGCATCCTCCGGGCCAAGCACGACGTCTCCGCGTTCAAGGACGGCACCGTCCGCTACGACATGACGGACCTGCCCGTCACCTCCGTGCGGGCCTCGGAACTGGACGTCACCGTCGACCAGCTGCGGGCGCTGGGCTACGAGGAGGACATCCACGGCGACCCGCTGCGCCACGAGGACCAGCTCGTCGAGCTGAAAGTGCAGGACGTCGTCCTCTCCGACGGCGCCGCCGAGCACATGCTCAAGACGGCCGACTTCGTCGACGACCTGCTGGAGCAGTACTACGGGCTGGACTCCTTCTACGACTTCGACGACCGCGAGGACCTCGTCGGCGAACTCGTCTTCGGGATGGCGCCCCACACCAGCGCGGCGACGGTGGGAAGAGTGATCGGATTCACGTCGGCCGCGGTCGGGTACGCGCACCCCTACTTCCACGCCGCTAAGCGCCGGAACTGCTTCCACCCCGAGACGAAGGTATGGTATGAGGACGAGAACAGTGAGTGGCACCACGAATCGATCGAGACGCTCGTTGAGCAGTATCTCGACCCCAACTGTGCCGAGGAGGACGACTTCGGGACGCTCGTCGACGAGCTTGAACACCTGAGCGGCGAGATCAACGTACCGTCGCTCGACTCGCGGGGTGTACAGCAGCGCCAACCCGTCGAGGCGATCAGTAAACATCCCTCGCCGGACCACCACGTCGAGATACGCACGGGCTCCGGCCGCGAGCTGACGGTGACACCCGACCACGAAGTCCACGTGTACGACCCCGATCTCGGTCGAATCCTCCCCGTCGCGGCGAGTGACATCGAGGACGACGACTACCTCGTGACGCCGAAGCACCTCGACAGCGTGGAACCGTCCGAAGGCGGAGCCACGTTCGACCTCCTCGAGTCCTTCCTCGAGACTGACGTCGTCGACCACGACCGACTGATGGTCAAGGGCCTCGACAAGGAGTGGCTGTACGATCTGTTCGAGCGTCGCCTCGCCGACGACTGGGAAGGGCCGTTCTATCCCCTCCAGAGTACTGCCGAATACCTGGACCTCACGAAAAAGACACTGAGCAACTATCTCTACCGTGAGAGTATCCCGGTCGAACTCCTAAAGCAGTTCTTCGATTCGACGGCAGACCTGCTCGCGTTCGTCCCGAACGACGTGACGCTGGGTGTCAAGCGGGATAGCACCGAAATCAATCGATGCGTGCCGCTAAACGAGCGTGTCGCCACGCTCCTGGGATACTACGCTGCAGAGGGCTTCGTGCGAGAACAGTCCACATCAAAGGGAGACATCCACCAGACGACGATCTGCGGAACGGACGAAGAGGCACGCCAGTTCTTCCTCAACGTCCTCTCTGAGGAGTTTGGTACTGACCCTTACGTCGAGAATCACGCCAAGGTGACTGCGTCCGGTCGGCTCCTTCGGGCGTTCTTCGATACGGTTCTCGATGCGGGGATCTACGCGCATACCAAGCGCGTTCCGCAGTGTATTTTCGACGCATCCGATGACGTCGTGGCGTCGTACCTCCGCGGGTACTTCAGTGGAGACGGGTCAGCCGACGACGAAGCACCGCGTGTTTCTGCGACGACCGTGAGCGAGGAACTCGTCTCGGATATCCCCGCGTTACTTACCCGGCTCGGCATTACGGGACAGGTCAACCACACTGGCCGGAAGCAGCTATCAGAGGCCTTCCCCGAGTTCTACGACGAGGAGAACGATTCCCTCTCGCGACACGGGTATGAACTATCAGTATCCCGTGACGACGCCGTCGTCTTTGCTCGTCGCGTCGGGTTCCACCTATCCCGGAAAGACGAACGGCTCCAGCGTCAGGTGACCGACCGATCCGACGAAGATCGGCACGCGTACGTCTACGACGGCGGCACTGACGACTACCTCCTGGATCCCGTTCAGGAGACCTCGTACGCCCAGTCTGACGTGGATCACGTCTACTGCCTCACTGTCGCCGACAATCACTCGCTCATCGCCGAAGACCTATCAGTTTCGCAATGTGATGGCGACGAAGACTGCGTGATGCTCCTGCTCGACGGGCTACTGAACTTCTCCCGGAAGTACCTGCCCGACCAGCGCGGCGGCCGGATGGACGCGCCGCTGGTGATGTCCTCGCGGATCGACCCCTCGGAGATCGACGACGAGGCGCACAACGTGGACGTCATGCGTGAGTACCCGCTGGAGTTCTACGAGGCCACCCGGGAGATGGCCGACCCCGGCGAGGTCGAGGAGATAATGACCATCGCCGAGGAGAACCTGGGGACCGACCGGGAGTACACGGGCTTCGACCACTCCCACGACACCACCGACATCGCGCTGGGGCCGGACCTCTCGGCGTACAAGACGCTGGGGTCGATGGAGGACAAGATGGACGCCCAGCTGGCCCTCTCGCGGAAGCTCCGGGCCGTCGACGAGACGGACGTCGCCGAGCGGATCATCGAGTACCACTTCCTGCCGGACCTCATCGGGAACCTCCGGGCGTTCTCCCGCCAGGAGGTCCGCTGTCTGGACTGCGGCGAGAAGTACCGCCGGATGCCCCTCTCGGGCGACTGCCGGGAGTGTGGCGGCCGGGTCAACCTCACCGTCCACGAGGGGTCGGTCTCGAAGTACATCGACACCGCCACCCACGTCGCCGAGGAGTTCGGCTGCCGGGAGTACACCAAACAGCGCCTGGAGATCCTGGAGCGGTCGATCGAGCGGATCTTCGAGGACGACACCAACAAGCAGAGCGGCATCGCCGACTTCATGTGA
- a CDS encoding PPC domain-containing DNA-binding protein, which produces MDYREVEATREFVCRLEHGRDWREQIEAFAADEGIDAAFFRGLGAVQDAEVYFYDQDAQEYEGVTFDEPLEVAAAVGNVSLLSGEPFAHTHAVLSRRDGEALAGHLNAATTFAGELHVQAFDEPLEREHDDTTDLDLWGL; this is translated from the coding sequence ATGGATTACCGGGAGGTCGAGGCCACTCGCGAGTTCGTCTGTCGCCTGGAGCACGGCCGCGACTGGCGCGAGCAGATCGAGGCCTTCGCCGCCGACGAGGGGATCGACGCCGCCTTCTTCCGCGGCCTGGGCGCCGTCCAGGACGCCGAGGTCTACTTCTACGATCAGGACGCCCAGGAGTACGAGGGCGTCACGTTCGACGAGCCGCTGGAGGTCGCCGCGGCCGTCGGGAACGTCTCGCTGCTTTCGGGCGAGCCGTTCGCGCACACGCATGCCGTGCTCTCCCGGCGCGACGGCGAGGCGCTGGCCGGCCACCTGAACGCCGCGACGACGTTCGCCGGCGAGCTACACGTGCAGGCGTTCGACGAGCCGCTGGAGCGCGAGCACGACGACACCACGGACCTCGATCTCTGGGGGCTATAG